The genomic DNA TATGGATGCCAGCCGTTCCACTTGAACATATGGATAGTCGGCATCGAGCCGACTTTTTGGAAGAAAATATGGGATCAATTCTCAAAACTATTACAGATCACTGGACCCAAGGAACTCAACAGTGACCTAGTCAAACTACGGCTGTATATTGACAGTCGCAGAACGGTTGCGCTATCATAAGTATGTCCTAGTAATATGTGTGTCATATCTAATAACTGAATGTCCTACGTAGAATGGGGGGAAAATGATGAGCAACGAAAAACATGACGTAACCAGGCGTCAATTTCTCAACTACACATTAACAGGCGTAGGTGGCTTTATGGCAGCCGGCATGTTAATGCCAATGGTAAGGTTTGCGGTAGATCCATTGTTGAAGGAAGATAAGGAAACTAAGTTTGTACAAGTAGATATGAAGGAAAGCGATGTGACCGAAACCCCTGTTAAGAAAACACTTACCCGAGATGTTGTTGATGGCTGGCATGAATTTGAAGAGGAGAAAACGGCTTACATACTTAAAGGTGAAGACGGCGGTATTTTAGCTCTCTCGCCAATTTGTACCCATCTTGGTTGTACCGTGGGTTGGGAAGCTTCTGGACACGCGAATCACTTTTATTGTCCGTGTCATGGCGGCACATATACCAAATATGGTGTCAACTTGCCGGGTACCCCGCCTCCGGCACCGCTTCATGCCTACGAGGTTAAAGTTAAAGATGATGGTTATATTTATTTAGGTGAAGCTAAACCGAGAGGAGGGGCTTAATCGATGCTGAACAAACTATATGATTGGGTTGATGAACGGCTTGATATCACTCCCATGTGGCGTGATTTAGCCGATCATGAAGTACCCGAGCACGTTAACCCCGCCTACCATTTCTCCGCCTTTGTCTATTGTTTTGGCGGGTTAACGTTTTTTACCATTGTGATTCAAATTTTATCCGGTATGTTCCTAACAATGTACTATGTGCCTGACGTTGGTCGAGCTTGGGACTCTGTTCAATATTTGCAGAATGAAGTGGCTTATGGACAAATTGTTCGTGGCATGCACCACTGGGGTGCTAGTGTTACGATTGTTATGGTCTTCCTACATACGCTCCGAGTCTTTTTCACCGGTGCTTACAAAAAGCCACGTGAACTAAATTGGGTTGTCGGTGTCTTGCTATTCTTTGTCATTCTTGGCTTAGGTTTTACTGGATACCTTCTCCCTTGGGACATGAAAGCTTTGTTTGCAACGAAGGTAGGATTGCAGATTGCTGAGTCGATACCGTTCATTGGCGATTGGGCGAAATTATTATTACAAGGAAGCGATGTTGTCGGTGCTCAGACAATCGCGCGTTTTTTTGCTATTCACGTGTTCTTCCTTCCTGCAGCTTTACTAGGTTTAATGGGAGCACACTTCATTATGATTCGGAAACAAGGGATCTCTGGACCACTTTAGGTTACTTTTTAAAACAAAGGAGGGAGACTTATGCATCGCGGTAAAGGTATGAAGTTTGTCGGTGATTCACGTGTTCCTCAAAAGAAGGGGTTCATACCTCCAAAGGATTATTCAGAATATCCGCATAAAACTGAAGCATTTTTGCCTAACTTTTTATTAAAAGAATGGATGGTTGGTGCTGTATTTCTTGTCGGATTTCTAGTTATGACGATAGCGGAAGAACCGCCGTTGGAAAAAGAGGCAGATCCGACAGCTTCCGGTTACATACCGCTGCCTGACTGGTATTTTCTATTTCTTTATCAGTTATTGAAATATCCATATGCTTCCGGTGATTATAAAGTGATTGGAACGATTCTCATCCCTGGTTTGGCTTTTGGGGCCTTATTACTTGCACCTTGGCTCGACCGTGGCTTTGATCGCCGTCCATTAAAACGACCGGTTGCGACGTTGGCAATGTTATTGGCAATTGTAGGCGTCTACTATTTAACTTGGGAATCCGGTGTTACTCATAACTGGAAACAGGCAGCTCAACAAGGAAAAATTGTTGAGAAAGTAAACATTGATAAAAGCTCAGCAGGATATAAGCTTTTCAAGGAAAATAATTGTGTCAGTTGTCACGGCGGTAATATGCAAGGTGATGGTCCCGGACCATCGCTTGTTGGAAAGAACTTAAAGCCTGATCACGTAGCGGATGTCGCGAAAAACGGGGTCCCGCCAAATATGCCTGCTGGTGTATTTAAAGGGACAGATAAAGAATTGAAACAACTTGCTGAATTTGTATCAAAAGTAAGTAAGAAATAAGCTGGCTAATTTAATTAGTCAGCTTTTTCTTAATTCAAGGGAAGGGAACGTCAAGATGGGCTTTTATCAATATTTTTTGAAACAAAAACCTTTGCTATGGCTGCTTTTTGTCGGTAATGTTCTTGGGACAGTTTATGGGTATTATTGGTATGGGAGTCAATTGTCACATACACCTTGGTATTTTATGCCGTTTGTTCCGGATAGTCCGACAGCAAGCTTGTTCTTTTGCTTGGTTCTATTGGGCTTTCTTATGAACAAACATTTTCCGCTAATGGAAGCGTTAGCCGTGATGACCCTATTTAAGTATGGCGTCTGGGCTGTCGGCATGAATATTACATCAGGATTGCTGGGACAATCGTTAACATTCACTCATTATATGCTCATTGTGTCTCATGCGTGGATGGCGATTCAGGGCTTGCTATACATGCCGTTTTATCGGGTTAAACCGATTCATCTATGGGTGGCCGGTTTATGGTTAGTTCACAATGAAATCATTGATTATATATTTGATCAAATGCCCGAGTATCCGTTCCTTAATGAGTATCAGTCCGTTATTGGTTATTTAACTTTCTGGTTAAGTGTATTGACGATTGTTTTAGTTTATTTCACTTGTGGCTCTGTTAAACGTGACGGTTGATTTCACTCCAGGCGTTCGTTTTCCACGACCTTATTTATAAGTATCATCGTTACCATGCTTTAACTGAACAATAGGTCTACTCTCGTCCCATCTAGCATAAAAATGACTGTAAGGGAGGGGGACGAGACGTATGAAGGGTTTTGTCTATTGTGGCATGACGCTCTTGTTCATTCTGCTTATACCGGCCACCGGTTTGGCTAAGGAGCCTGAAGAAGCTTGGGACAAACTGTCTGATCTTTCTGACCAGGTCTTTCAACTTACGGAAAGTGGTCATTATCCTGCCGCTGCTGATGCGTTACATCGCTTCGAGGAACAGTGGGAGGATTATAGTGAATTGACAAAAATGACACCGGACAATCATGAACGTATTCTCAAATCGAGTATTGGTAAGTTGGAGCAATACCTGGACTCTTTGGACTTTGATAAGGAAGAAAAACAAGAGGCAGCTACGGAGTTTCGGCTGGTCGTTAACGCTCTGACAGATGATTCAACACCTATGTGGATGCAGTTTCATGATGATATGAACAGTCATTTTGAGCGAATGACAAAAGCTTTGAAGGCGGATGGTAGCAGTCAGTTTCAATATGAATTAAATCAATTTATGAATGATTATGACATGCTATATCCTTCCATGTTGATTGATGTCGATCAATCATCGATGAGAAAGGTTCAACAAGCAGTTCAAGATTTGGCTACTCAAAGCGATCAACTAAGTGCAAACAGCCAATCACAATCACAATCGCTGAAAACTTTGGAAAACCGTGTTCAGACGGCTTTTGAAATGCCTCATTCGTCAAATAAAAACTTGCATTCTTTTCAATGGACAGCGCTTCCAATCGGCGGACTTATCATTTTAACATTATTGTACGTTGCTTGGCGTAAATATCAAGGAGAGAAGTCTTACTCGATTTATTAGAAAACGTCCACCGCTCGATCGGTGGACGTTTTTATTCGTCGAAGAGCGGCCGCTTATTTTCATCAAGCGTAAATCCTTCACCTAAGACATCATGGATATCTTCCACGGCGACAAATGCATGAGGATCTACGCTTGTAATGACATTTTTCAATCGAAAAATCTCATTACGGCTGACGACACAATATAATACATCGCGGTTATGACCTGTATAGCCGCCGCGTGCAGAAAGCAGGGTTGCGCTGCGGTCGAGTTCTTTAATAATTTTTTGGGCAATCACTTCGTTATGATTGGATATGATCATGACAGAATTGGCTGCATAAGCTCCTTTTTGAATAAAATCAATCACTTGTGCTGCAACAAAAACCGCGACAAGCGTGTACATTGCTTGTTTGATGTCAAGATAAATTAAAGACGATATGATAACAACAGCATCAATAACGAACATGGTTTTGCCCATTTGCATACCAAAATATTTATTACAGAGACGTGCAATGATATCCGTACCACCTGTTGTTCCGCCATAACGGAAAATAATACCGAGACCACTTCCGATAGAAACACCGGCGAATAGCGCGACAAGCGTCATATCTTCTTGGAGAGGAAAATTAAATGTGATTAAATATTGGAAAATCCAAATTGAAATGGATAAAGCAGTTGTACCAATAATGGTATAGATAAACATCGATCGACCCAACAGGCGCCAACCAATGATAAACAAGGGAAGATTTAAAATAATATTGCTGATACCGGGATCAATCGCGAATAGGTTGTATAAAATCAGGGTAATCCCGGTGAGCCCGCCTTCACCTAAATTATTTTGCATATTAAAATTGACAAGACCAAAGCCAAAAATCAATGATCCCAATAGTATAAAGACAACATTTTTTGTTTTGATAGGTATGCGCATGTTAACCCTCCAAGATTAATTTGCCACAACGATACAAGTATAATGAAACTTCGCGCATCCTTCAAACATTAAATTATTTGTCAAACGCTGTCTTAATCCGCTAATATAACTACATAAGGGTTATTAGGGGAGACTTGAGAAATGTCAGAAAAACAAACGATAGAATTGATGCAAAAACAAGTTGACGACTATATTAGTCAGTTTAAAGAAGGTTACTTTTCACCACTCGCCTTAACGGCCCGGCTAACGGAAGAGTTGGGTGAGCTTGCGCGGGAAATCAATCACTATCATGGTGAGAAGCCGAAGAAATCAACGGAAGCAGCGAATACGGTGGAAGAAGAATTGGGTGATTTATTATTCGTTGTGATTTGTATGGCTAATTCATTAAATATTGATTTAAGTGAAGCCTTACAGCGTGTGTTGGACAAGTTCAATACACGTGATCAAGATCGCTGGACAAAAATTGATACAGAGGGGGATAGATAATGGCACAAACCATTAACATTGCCGTGGCTGGTCCAAGAGGAAAAATGGGGTCTGAGGCGATACATATGATTCAAGAAACGTCTCATTTTAACTTAGCTGGTGTCATTGATCACAAGCATGAAGGAAAAATGGTGGCGGATCTGCCGGGGCTGCCCGAATTAGAACGGCCCGTTTATACAGATATTGACCGTTGCTTTTCCAATGAAACGGTAGATGTCTTAATTGATTTTACGCATCCTGATATTGGTAAAAAACATATTCAAAAAGCGATTAATTATAATATTCGTCCCGTAATCGGTACTTCCGGATTCACGAGTGAAGATGTCGATTATTTTACAAAGGAAGCTAAGGCAAAAGAGTTGGGGGGAATGATCGCACCTAACTTCGCTGTCGGTGCTGTCCTTATGATGAAATTTAGTCAAATGGCTGCCAAATATTTACCGGATGTCGAAATTATTGAGAAACACCATGATCAGAAGAAAGATGCTCCATCTGGAACGGCGGTTAAAACTGCTGAAATGATTCATAACAACCGGGAAGAGATGACACAAGGTCATCCCGAAGAACAAGAGCTTATTCAAGGTGCTCGCGGTGCGGAAGATCAAGGTTTAAGAATACATAGTGTCCGTTTACCTGGCTTGGTGGCTCATCAAGAAGTAATCTTTGGCGGAGACGGTCAGTTATTAACGGTCAAACATGATTCGTTTAATCGTAAGTCATTTATGTCGGGTGTTCGTTATGCCGTTGATACTGTCATGAATTTAGACACAATTGTATATGGCCTAGATCAAATAATGGATTGAGGGATGATCATGAAAATTGCTTTAATTGCTCATGACAAAAAGAAAGACGACCTTGTCCAGTTTTCCCTAGCTTATCAACCGATATTAAAGGATCATGAACTGTTTGCTACGGGGACAACCGGAAGTCGTGTCATGGAAGCGACAGGTCTTGATATTTACCGTTTTCAATCAGGGCCATTAGGTGGCGATCAGCAAGTCGGGGCCCGGATTGCCCAAAATGATATGGACTTAATTATTTTCTTTCGTGATCCACTAACGGCACAACCTCATGAGCCGGATATTAATGCTTTGATTCGTTTAGCTGATGTGTATAGTATCCCGCTCGCAACCAATATGGCAACCGCTGAAATTTTGATGCATGCCCTTGAACGCGGTGAGCTGCATTGGCGTGAGGTCATTCGTTCTAGGCAGCAACAAGATTAGCAAAGAGATAGGGGAGAGCTATATGACACTTAAAATTGGTATTACTTGTTATCCAACGGTAGGCGGTTCCGGGGTCGTTGCTACCGAGTTAGGAAAGAAGTTGGCAGAGAAAGGTCATGAAGTTCATTTCATTACATCCAGCCTCCCCTTTAGACTGGAAAAAGCCCCTAGAAACATTTACTTTCATGAGGTGGAAGTCAACCAATATGCTGTTTTCCGTTATCCACCTTATGATTTAACGCTCGCCAGTAAGATGGCTGAAGTAGCTAAAAGGGAAGGTCTAGATTTATTGCACGTTCATTATGCTGTTCCACACGCGGTCTGTGCTTATCTTGCCAAACAAATGGTTGGCGATTCGCTCAAAATTGTAACAACCCTTCATGGGACTGATATAACGGTTTTAGGCTATGATCCCTCATTAAGCCATATGATTCGTTTCGGTATTGACTACTCGGATGCGGTGACGGCTGTATCTAATGACTTGATTAGGCAAACACAGGAACTGTTAGGAACGTCAAAACCGATTATACCTGTATACAATTTTGTTGATGAGGCGACTTACCATGAACTTGATTCCGGTGATTTAAAAGCAGATTTGGGCATTCAAGCAGATGAGAAGGTGATTGTTCACATTTCGAACTTCCGAAGAGTGAAACGTGTACCTGATGTTGTGGAGGCATTCGCAAACATTCGTAAGTCAGTTAAAGCGAAGTTACTTCTAATTGGGGATGGACCTGAATTAACGGTTTCAACGTCCTTAGCTGAACAGCTTGGTATTCGCGATGACATTATTGTTTTAGGGAAACAGGAAAATGTCTCTGATATCTTATCAATCAGCGACTTAGCCATGCTGCTATCAGCTAAGGAAAGCTTTGGGTTGATCTTGCTTGAAGCGGCTTCATGCGGAGTGCCAGCCATAGGGACAGCGGTGGGCGGCATTCCTGAAGTGATTGAAAATGATGCCAGCGGATTTATCGTTGATGTGGGAGATACGGAAGCCGCCGCCACAAAGGCTGTGCAATTATTGACGGATTCAACACTTCATGAATCTATGGCCCGTCACGCGGTTGAACTTGCGAGAACGCGGTTTCATTCAGACAAGATTGTAGAACAATACGAAGCTGTGTATCATCAAGTGTTAGAGGGTCAGGAGGTCTAACAGTGATGTCCCAACGATTTGAACAAGCTGCACCTGTTTTACACATATTAAACGAGGCGGGTTATGCCGCCTATTTTGTCGGGGGTTCGGTCAGGGATTTCTATTTAGGTCGGGATATTGCGGATGTCGATATTGCAACATCGGCAACGCCACATCAAGTTATGGACTTGTTTGACAAAACGTTTCCCATCGGTATTGAACATGGCACTGTTTTGGTTCGCTTTCAACATAACGATTATGAGATTACCACATTTCGATCAGAAGCGGATTACGATGATTTTAGGCATCCATCAACGGTCCGCTTTGAAACGTCTATTGAGAGCGATTTACAACGCCGCGATTTTACCATGAATGCAATGGCACTTGATAAGCATCAAGAATTATTGGACCCTTATGGAGGTCGTGTTGACTTAAGCAAGTATCTGTTACGGACAGTAGGTCGAGCGAATGACCGTTTTCAAGAGGACCCGCTTCGCATTTTACGCGGGACGAGGTTCTCTGCCCAATTAGGCGTTTCTCCAACTGAAGTGACAACATCAGCGATGCAAAATCAGGCGCATCTTTTAGAAAAAATTGCGATTGAAAGAATCCATACTGAATTCACAAAGCTGCTTGCGGGCCGCTATTTAAAACATGGGATTAATTTGTTGATTCAAACGAACTTGCATCATTATTTACCCTATATGGCCCGGCGATCCGATGAATTATTGAAATTGGGGCAAGACCATCTTTGGCAATTGGATACGAATGATCAACGCTGGGCGGCTTGCCTATATCGGCTGGATTTAGGCGATGATCTGGCCTTTTTTTTAAAACGATGGCGATTTTCCAAAAAAAGTTCTGGGCATATTCAAGTCTTAGTGAATGGACTTAAAACCTTCAGAAGGGAACACTTAACGCCATGGTTGATCTATCGGACAGGTATTCAAGCCTCGCGCCAAATTAGTGCCATAATAGATCTTTTAAATTCGGGAGAGGGAACATATGTACAGAGGGTTGAAGCAATGATTGAACAACTTCCTATTCATTCCAGAGCAGAATTGTTTGTCGATGGGCATGATTTGGTATGTTGGATTGAGCAGAAGCCGGGTCCATGGATTGCGGAAGCTCTAGAGCGGATTGAAAAAGCTGTCACCTCGCATCAGGTTTTAAATCAAAGTGATGCCATCAGAAGGTGGGTGGAAACGTGTCTGAAACCAGAAATGAAATTTTGAAGCAACTTATCATCCATAAAGGTGAATATGTTTCCGGACAAATGCTTAGCGATGCCATTGGTTGTTCCCGAACAGCCGTCTGGAAACAGGTTAAAGAGCTTATTCATGGCGGTTATGAGATTGAATCCGTTAATAGAAAGGGTTATCGTTTATTAAGTTCAAGCGGTCAACTAACGGTTACTGAAATTCAAACAGGCTTGAATACACAAACATTGGGGACGCGTATACATTTATATGATCAATTGCCGTCAACGCAAAAAAAAGCCCATTATTTCGCGGAGGAAGGAGCAGAAGAAGGGACAATTGTAATTGCTGAAGAGCAAACACAAGGACGGGGCCGTTTAGGCCGTGCCTGGCATTCTCCAAAAGGAACAGGTATATGGATGAGTACGATGCTCCGACCTGATATTAAACCGCGCCAAGCCCCGCAGTTGACACTATTAACGGCTGTAGCTCTTGTCAAAGCAATAAAAAAGGCTGTAGGCATTGAATGTCAAATTAAATGGCCGAATGATATTTTATATAAGGGCAAAAAGCTTGTCGGCATTTTAACAGAGTTACAGACGGAAACGGATTCAATCAGGGCTGTGTTGGTTGGGACCGGACTGAATGTCAATCAATCAAAGGAAGACATACCAGAGAATCTCCATGACGTGGCGACTTCGCTTAAGATCATCAAGGGTGAAGAGGTGGATCGGATACGTCTGATACAGTGTATTTTAGAAGCTTTTGAATCGCTATATCTGACTTACTTACAAGAAGGGTTTAACATCATTAGATTGATGTGGGAAAGCTATGCTTTAACAATCGGTCAATCCTTGACAGCACAAGCGACTAACGGTGAAACGGTGACAGGCATCGCCCAAGGCATTGATGAAGCAGGGCTATTACTTCTTAAGGATGAACAGGGAACGCAATATAAGGTTTTGTCCGCTAATATTCGTTCGGTTTAATAACGAAGGGAGCATTGATGATGACATCCATTGGAACGTTTCGGACCATGAAGCAACAGAATGAATCGATTGCTATGATTACTGCATACGATTATCCGTCGGCTAAGCTCGTCGAAAGTGCTGATGTCGATATGATATTGGTCGGGGATTCCGTCGGTATGGTGGCTATGGGATATGATTCAACGGTACCGGTGACGTTGGATGATATGGTGCTACATACAAAAGCTGTTAAACGCGGTGCCAAACATGTTTTTACCGTCACGGATCTTCCATTTATGACTTATCATGGATTGATTTCTGAAACATTGACAAATGCTAGGCGATTAATGCAAGACGGCGGATGTGATGCTATCAAAATGGAAGGGGCAGGTCCTATCTGTGACCACATTCGAACTTTAACACGAGCTGGTGTACCCATTGTTGCTCATTTAGGACTTACACCCCAATCCGCCGGTGTACTGGGAGGATATAAGGTACAAGGCAAAGGTTTGAAAGATGCCAAGCAATTAATCAATGATGCCAAATCCGTTGAAGACGCTGGCGCATTTGCTTTGGTCTTGGAGTGTGTTCCACAACAACTTGCACAGAAAATCACAACACACTTAACAATCCCCGTTATCGGTATTGGAGCTGGTGCCGGAACTGATGGCCAAGTGCTTGTCTATCATGATGTTATTGGCTATGGAGTGGAGCACGTTCCAAAGTTTGTGAAGCAATATGCTCAAGTGGGTGAAACGATTCAGCAAGCGATTTTGGACTATATTCAAGATGTTAAAAATGACGCCTTTCCTTCCGATGATCATAGCTTCAACATGCAAGAGGATACATTAAAGGCTCTTAATAAAAGCAGGGATCAATCATGAAAGTGGTTACAACTCCAAGGGAATATCAATCGCTAATCGCTGATTATCAAAATGAGGGTCAATCGATCGCCTTCGTACCAACGATGGGTTTTTTACATGAAGGTCACTTATCATTGATTGATAAGGCTAAAAAAAAGTCTGATATTGTTGTTATGAGTATTTTTGTTAATCCGACCCAATTTGGCCCGAATGAAGATTTTGACAGTTATCCAAGGAATCTGTCAAGAGACAAGGTTTTAGCTGAGCAATATGGCGTCCATATCGTATTCATTCCTAAGGTGGAGGATATGTATCCTAATAACCGGATGTTTATGGTGAATGTTTTGGATCGTGTTGATGTCTTATGCGGAGCCAGTCGGCCAGGTCACTTTGACGGGGTTGCGACAGTGTTGTTAAAGCTTTTCAACATCATCCGACCGGATACTGCTTTCTTTGGCATGAAGGACGCCCAACAATTGGCAGTTGTTAAAGGTCTGGTTGAAAGTTTTCATATGCCTGTGACCGTTGTGGGCTGTCCGACCGTTCGTGAGGCCGATGGGTTAGCGAAAAGTTCTCGCAATGTTCGTTTAACCGACATTGAAAGGACAGAGGCCGTTCATATTTTTAAAGTGCTTGAAAAGGCGAAACATGATTATGAACAAGGGGTTTTAGCTATTCAGTCGATTCAATCGACCGTTTTAAATGAACTAAATAGGTATATTAAGAATGGAAGCATTGATTATGTAGAGGTTTACACTTATCCTGAACTTAATTTTCAATTTGAAACAGCTAACCAAATGATCATTGCTGTTGCCATTCAATATTCACAAGCTCGACTGATCGATAATGTTGTGATTGAACTTTAATGAGTTGATTCTTGCCAAATCGATTGTTTTTGATTACGATAAGAGATGAAAAAAACGAAACCCGCGGTAAGGTTTCGTTTAAAAGTGTCTGGGTTAGGTTAGGTGATTTTCCCTTTGCTATCTGGGTAGTTATAGTGTAAGCACCACCTGCTGCGACTATGAATAGAAAGTTTTGTGTCAAGGAGGATATCAATGGGAGAACAAGCAGAATTGGTTTCAACTGTCAATATTCAACGCATGGATGAATTATATCAAATCATCGATATTCTAAATAAAACGTTGAAGCATCAGGGCTACATATTTGGATTGTCGCAGCATGAGGAACAGTGGGTGTTTCGTATTTATCAGACACAAGTGAATGGATCATCATGAAAAAAATTATTTTCTCGATCTTAGCCGTTGTAGCCTTGCTCGTTTGGCAAGGTTGGAGTATTTATGATGATGCTCGAGGCTATCAGAATAAGCAAATCAATGCTGCAAAAGAGACACTTAAGAATCGAGCGGATGTCAAAACCATTAAGAATATACATCCGTACTATGGATCGAAAACGTATATGATTGCCAATGTAAAACTTAAAAAAGGTTCTGAAGCCTATATTTGGTTACCTCAAGCAGATGATGGAACAGTGGTTGTCAAATCAGCTGAAGAAGGTGTGACGGCGGATCAAGTTGCTGAAACGGTTCGTAAGACAGAAGGTGTTAAGTCGGTGGTCGATGTGACATTAGGAATGTTTAACGGAATACCAGCATGGGAGATCAAATATATCACTGAAAACGATCAATATGTATTTGGCTATTATGCATTTGCAAATGGTGATTATATGAACAATATTAAAATTAGTTAGTATGAAGGGATGGCGGTTTATTTTTATGGAATTATCCAATCGGGCGGAACAAATTACACCATCATCGACATTAGCCATCACAGCTAAAGCTAATGAATTAAAAAGCCAAGGGCACGATGTCATCGGTTTGGCAGCAGGTGAACCAGATTATAATACACCCAACCACATTATTCAAGCAGCTACGGAAGCCGCTAAGAATGGTCATACGAAATATACCCCATCAGGTGGCATGCCGGCCTTAAAGGAAGCGATTAAAGATAAGTTCCAAAATGATCAAGGGCTTAATTATGAAACCAATAATATTATCGTGACAACGGGAGCCAAACACGCCTTATATTTAACGTTTCAAGCTTTGATTAATCCAGGTGATGAAGTCATCATTCCGGCACCATATTGGGTCAGCTATCCCGAGCAAGTAAAATTGGCTGGCGGAAATCCGGTAGTTATCCCCGCTTTGGAAGATCATCACTTCAGAATAACTGTGGACCAACTTAGAGGCGTCGTAACCGAGAAAACGAAAGCGTTGGTTATCAATTCACCGAGTAACCCAACAGGGATGATATACAAACCTGAAGAACTTAAAGCTATTGGTAAGTTTTGTCTAGAAAATGGCATAACTGTGGTTTCAGATGAAATTTATGAGACGTTGATTTATGATGGTGCTGAGGTAACATCAATGGCCTCCTTGTCACCTGAACTGAAAGACAATACGGTTATTATAAATGGTGTTTCTAAATCACATGCTATGACAGGATGGCGTATTGGATACGCAGCGGGACCGTCTGATATGATTAAAGCTATGACCAATATTGCAAGTCACAGTACATCTAATCCGGCATCAATATCCCAACATGCTGCTTTGGCAGCTTATACAGGACCTCAAGAGCCTTTGAAGGACATGAGGGATGCGTTTGAGGAACGACTGAATTATGCCTTTGAGCGTGTTATTAATATTCCAGGATTAGCATGCATAAAACCTAAAGGCGCTTTTTACTTGTTCCCAAATGCACGTAAGGCAAGTGAGATGTGTGGTTTTAATCATGTATCGGAATGGGTTAAAGCATTGCTTGAAGAACAGAAAGTCGGGTTAGTCCCAGGTGAAGGATTTGGCGCTCCTGATTATGTAAGATTGTCCTATGCCATATCATTGGAACAAATGAAAGAAGCGCTAGATCGTATTAACCAATTCATGGAAGATCATATTTAGTAACAATTTGGGTTGGAGGTAGTCGCATGAAGACGACGATTTCGCAAGTGCATCAATTCGTCGGTCAAGACATTAAAATCGGTGTTTGGCTGGCCAACAAACGTTCAAGCGGAAAGATTCAATTTTTACAACTTAGAGATGGAACAGGTTTTATACAAGGCGTCATCGTTAAAAAAGCCGTTTCTGAAGCAGCTTGGGAGGCGGCACAACAACTGACCCAAGAAAGTTCCTTTTATGTCTACGGAAC from Tuberibacillus sp. Marseille-P3662 includes the following:
- a CDS encoding pyridoxal phosphate-dependent aminotransferase, encoding MELSNRAEQITPSSTLAITAKANELKSQGHDVIGLAAGEPDYNTPNHIIQAATEAAKNGHTKYTPSGGMPALKEAIKDKFQNDQGLNYETNNIIVTTGAKHALYLTFQALINPGDEVIIPAPYWVSYPEQVKLAGGNPVVIPALEDHHFRITVDQLRGVVTEKTKALVINSPSNPTGMIYKPEELKAIGKFCLENGITVVSDEIYETLIYDGAEVTSMASLSPELKDNTVIINGVSKSHAMTGWRIGYAAGPSDMIKAMTNIASHSTSNPASISQHAALAAYTGPQEPLKDMRDAFEERLNYAFERVINIPGLACIKPKGAFYLFPNARKASEMCGFNHVSEWVKALLEEQKVGLVPGEGFGAPDYVRLSYAISLEQMKEALDRINQFMEDHI